One Malus sylvestris chromosome 14, drMalSylv7.2, whole genome shotgun sequence DNA segment encodes these proteins:
- the LOC126600081 gene encoding FH protein interacting protein FIP2-like — protein MTKDSDSSSLIRLNIGGKKFCTTIDTLTHREPDSMLAAMFSGRHSLCQDAEKGYVFLDRDGKHFRHILNWLRDGVVPTLKDSIYSELLREAEYYQLLGLMDGINAVLNTKREDEELDTELTRTDIIKCIQSDRVRFRGVNLSGLDLSKLDLSLVDFSYACLKNVFFSRANLQCAKFKDADAEGAIFHNATLRECEFTGANLRGALLPGADLKSANLQDACLIDSSFCQADLRSAHLQNADLTNANLEGAILEGANLKGAKLSNTNLKDANLQRAYLRQVNLRDTHLEGAKLDGANLLGATR, from the exons ATGACGAAGGACTCCGATTCCTCCTCTCTGATTCGCCTTAACATCG GAGGAAAGAAATTTTGTACTACTATTGATACTTTGACTCATCGTGAGCCCGATTCGATGCTTGCTGCAATGTTCAGTGGTCGCCATAGTCTATGTCAAGATGCCGAAAAG GGATATGTGTTTCTTGATAGGGATGGCAAACATTTTCGGCACATCCTTAATTGGTTGAGGGATGGCGTTGTTCCCACGTTAAAGGATTCAATATATTCAGAACTACTTAGGGAGGCTGAATACTATCAACTTCTT GGGCTGATGGATGGAATAAATGCTGTTCTAAATACGAAGAGGGAGGATGAAGAGTTAGATACAGAACTAACACGGACTGATATCATCAAGTGTATACAGTCTGACAGAGTGCGGTTTCGAGGTGTCAATCTTTCTGGCCTTGACCTTTCCAAATTG gACTTGTCATTGGTTGACTTCAGCTATGCATGTTTGAAAAACGTCTTTTTTTCACGTGCAAATCTTCAGTGTGCTAAGTTCAAG GATGCCGATGCTGAGGGTGCCATCTTTCACAATGCAACTTTGCGGGA ATGTGAATTTACTGGGGCAAATCTCCGTGGAGCTTTGTTGCCTGGTGCTGATCTTAAGAGTGCAAATCTACAAG ATGCATGCTTGATAGATTCTAGCTTCTGCCAGGCAGACCTGCGTTCTGCACATCTACAG AATGCTGATCTTACAAATGCCAATTTAGAGGGAGCTATTCTGGAAGGAGCAAATTTGAAG GGTGCCAAGTTGAGTAATACCAATTTGAAGGATGCAAACCTTCAACGAGCTTATTTACGTCAAGTGAATCTTCGAGATACG CATTTGGAAGGTGCAAAGCTTGATGGTGCAAATTTGCTTGGAGCAACCAGatga